One genomic window of Peteryoungia desertarenae includes the following:
- a CDS encoding 3-methyl-2-oxobutanoate hydroxymethyltransferase, whose product MKLKRPTVADILALKGKRQLSMLRVVTLEEAEAAEKAGIEMVSVPPALLGPAFREAAPTVFAVPGLEYGDFITTEEYLRAAFQAMRAGGDAVYCAASLGIIRRLRDEGIPVCSHVGLIPSKATWTGGFKAVGKTAESALSIWHAVKALEEAGAFAAEIEVVPADVAALISSNTSLFMISMGAGAGCDAQYLFADDVLGQTRGHVPRHAKIYRNFAAEYERLQQERIAAFQEFRQDVESGAYPADRHNVGVPADELARFNTMING is encoded by the coding sequence ATGAAATTGAAACGTCCCACTGTCGCTGACATCCTGGCACTCAAGGGCAAGCGGCAATTGAGCATGTTGCGGGTTGTCACGCTCGAAGAGGCAGAGGCTGCTGAAAAGGCCGGGATCGAAATGGTCTCCGTTCCCCCGGCCTTGCTCGGACCAGCCTTCCGCGAAGCGGCCCCGACGGTGTTTGCTGTTCCTGGCCTGGAATACGGCGACTTCATCACCACGGAGGAGTATCTCCGAGCCGCCTTCCAGGCGATGCGAGCGGGCGGCGATGCCGTCTATTGCGCAGCCAGCCTCGGCATTATTCGCAGGCTGCGTGACGAAGGCATCCCGGTCTGCAGTCATGTCGGCCTTATCCCGTCGAAGGCAACCTGGACCGGCGGCTTCAAGGCTGTCGGCAAAACGGCCGAGAGCGCGCTTTCGATATGGCATGCCGTGAAGGCTTTGGAAGAGGCGGGGGCCTTCGCCGCCGAAATCGAAGTGGTCCCGGCTGATGTTGCAGCACTGATCAGCTCGAACACCTCGCTGTTCATGATTTCCATGGGCGCGGGCGCTGGCTGTGATGCGCAGTATCTTTTCGCCGACGACGTGCTCGGACAAACCCGTGGCCACGTTCCCCGTCATGCCAAGATATACCGCAATTTTGCAGCGGAGTATGAGCGCCTTCAGCAAGAGCGGATCGCTGCTTTCCAGGAATTTCGTCAGGACGTCGAAAGCGGTGCCTATCCGGCTGATCGACACAATGTCGGTGTGCCGGCCGACGAACTTGCCCGCTTCAACACCATGATCAACGGCTGA
- a CDS encoding TIM barrel protein: MAAPTFALNHMVAPQVPLGTFFKLGKTLGIHQFEIRNDLSGNAILDGTSPYQVRELAAAEGAEIISINALQRFNEWTPAREEEARSLATYAAACGAKALVLVPVNDGSGKLEGERQGNLRVALKALKPILEQAGIIGLVEPLGFQICSLRSKKEAVDAIDAIDGVDRFRLVHDTFHHVLAGEHEIFPAMTGLVHISGVDDAQVSVDEMRDPHRVMVTDSDRLGNVVQIRALLAQGYAGSFSFEPFSPSVHAASDTVGLIKGSMEFVKKTL; encoded by the coding sequence ATGGCTGCGCCCACTTTCGCGCTCAACCACATGGTTGCGCCACAGGTGCCGCTTGGCACTTTTTTCAAGCTTGGCAAAACTCTTGGCATCCACCAGTTTGAGATCCGCAACGACCTTTCAGGCAATGCCATTCTAGACGGGACCTCGCCTTACCAGGTACGAGAGCTGGCCGCAGCAGAGGGTGCGGAAATCATTTCCATTAACGCCCTTCAGCGTTTCAACGAATGGACGCCAGCGCGCGAGGAAGAGGCGCGCAGCCTCGCGACTTACGCCGCCGCATGCGGAGCTAAAGCACTCGTTCTGGTCCCAGTCAATGATGGCTCCGGCAAGCTTGAAGGTGAGCGCCAGGGTAACCTGCGCGTGGCACTGAAGGCGCTGAAGCCGATTCTAGAGCAGGCCGGCATCATTGGCCTCGTTGAGCCGCTAGGCTTCCAGATCTGTTCTTTGCGCTCCAAGAAGGAAGCAGTCGATGCCATCGACGCTATCGACGGCGTTGATCGCTTCCGGCTTGTGCACGACACCTTCCACCATGTGCTCGCAGGCGAGCATGAGATATTCCCAGCGATGACCGGGCTCGTGCATATCTCAGGCGTCGACGACGCTCAGGTCAGCGTGGATGAAATGCGAGACCCTCATCGCGTGATGGTCACAGACTCGGATCGTCTCGGCAATGTTGTCCAGATCCGCGCATTGTTGGCCCAAGGTTACGCAGGCTCATTCTCCTTCGAGCCATTCTCTCCATCGGTCCATGCCGCCTCCGACACTGTCGGGCTCATCAAGGGCAGCATGGAATTCGTGAAGAAGACGCTCTGA
- a CDS encoding class I SAM-dependent methyltransferase, whose amino-acid sequence MARQDRETHWQGVYTTTSDTEVSWYEETPDLSMTLLHEAGLIPGMSVIDIGGGASRLVDALVDAGQAHVSVLDLSSAALEAVKSRLADTAHVQWFVSDVTVWTPDREYDLWHDRAAFHFLTTAADQQAYVRVLARALKVGGKAVIGTFAMDGPEKCSGLPVTRYGPESLQAVLGEQFRLVTTRRHEHTTPWGTVQKFQFSTFEKVGGQTSRHQL is encoded by the coding sequence ATGGCAAGACAAGACCGAGAGACGCATTGGCAAGGGGTATACACTACCACGTCTGATACCGAGGTCAGTTGGTATGAAGAGACCCCGGACCTATCGATGACGCTGCTGCATGAAGCGGGACTGATACCAGGAATGTCAGTAATCGACATTGGTGGTGGTGCGTCGCGGTTGGTCGATGCGCTAGTGGACGCCGGCCAGGCCCACGTTAGCGTCCTTGATCTTTCCAGCGCGGCCCTCGAGGCAGTCAAGTCGCGACTGGCAGACACGGCTCATGTGCAATGGTTTGTATCGGATGTGACCGTATGGACGCCTGACCGCGAGTACGATCTCTGGCATGATCGGGCGGCCTTCCATTTTCTGACAACAGCCGCCGATCAGCAAGCCTATGTTCGCGTGCTGGCACGGGCTCTCAAAGTCGGTGGCAAGGCCGTGATTGGCACCTTCGCAATGGATGGGCCAGAGAAATGCAGCGGCTTGCCTGTTACCCGTTACGGTCCGGAGAGCTTGCAAGCTGTTCTCGGCGAACAGTTTAGGCTGGTTACGACGCGACGGCATGAACACACAACCCCATGGGGGACGGTGCAGAAATTCCAGTTTAGCACTTTTGAGAAGGTCGGAGGCCAAACGTCTCGCCATCAGCTTTGA
- the iolG gene encoding inositol 2-dehydrogenase, with product MTVNFALLGAGRIGRVHAKAVSSNPDAKLVAVADAFPAAAQSIAAQYGAEVRTIDEIEAARDIHAVIICTPTDTHADLIERFARAGKAIFCEKPVDLDTARVKACIDVVKKTDAKLMVGFNRRFDPHFMAVKQAIDDGRIGKVEMITITSRDPGPPPLDYIGRSGGIFRDMTIHDFDMARFLLDGEEIASVSAHAAVLVDPAIGAAGDYDSVTVILETVTGRQAVISNSRRATYGYDQRIEVHGSVGSASAENQRPISIEVATTEGYTRPPLHDFFMTRYTEAYANEIAGFIAAIECGALISPSGEDGLLALQLADAALESVRTGRRITLA from the coding sequence ATGACTGTAAACTTCGCCCTTCTGGGCGCGGGCCGTATCGGCCGTGTCCATGCCAAGGCCGTGAGCAGCAATCCAGATGCGAAGCTGGTCGCCGTGGCCGATGCTTTTCCGGCCGCCGCCCAATCAATCGCGGCTCAGTATGGCGCAGAGGTTCGCACCATCGATGAAATCGAGGCGGCCCGCGACATCCATGCAGTAATCATCTGCACACCGACAGATACCCATGCCGATCTGATCGAAAGGTTTGCGAGGGCCGGCAAGGCCATCTTCTGCGAGAAGCCAGTTGACCTGGACACAGCCCGCGTCAAAGCGTGTATCGACGTCGTCAAGAAGACAGACGCCAAGCTGATGGTTGGCTTCAACCGCCGCTTCGATCCGCATTTCATGGCGGTTAAGCAGGCGATAGACGACGGCCGTATCGGGAAGGTCGAGATGATTACCATCACGTCCCGCGATCCCGGTCCTCCGCCGCTCGACTATATCGGCCGTTCTGGCGGCATCTTCCGTGATATGACGATCCACGATTTCGATATGGCGCGCTTCCTGCTGGATGGTGAAGAGATCGCGTCTGTCTCCGCTCACGCTGCTGTTCTGGTTGACCCTGCCATTGGCGCTGCAGGAGACTACGACAGTGTGACCGTAATCCTCGAGACGGTCACCGGGCGCCAAGCCGTGATTTCGAACTCGAGACGCGCCACATATGGCTACGACCAGCGCATCGAAGTTCACGGCTCAGTGGGTTCGGCCAGCGCGGAAAACCAGCGCCCAATCTCGATTGAGGTTGCAACTACTGAAGGCTACACCCGCCCGCCACTGCACGACTTCTTCATGACCCGCTACACCGAAGCTTACGCCAATGAAATCGCCGGGTTCATTGCTGCGATCGAATGCGGAGCGTTGATCTCGCCTAGCGGTGAAGATGGCCTGCTCGCACTTCAGCTTGCCGACGCCGCACTGGAGAGCGTTCGGACCGGCCGACGTATCACCTTGGCGTAA
- a CDS encoding NAD(P)/FAD-dependent oxidoreductase, with the protein MATSGMVIVGAGEAGVRAAFALREQGYQGTISLIGDESHLPYERPPLSKAGAEAESVRAIVAEARFAEAGILYRRGSRVCAIERAAHSVLFEGGEALAYERLLLATGASPRKLPSLSYGKRIHTLRTVEQAAAIRGAMRQGQNLAILGGGFIGLELAAMGRKLGAMVTLIEMQPRVLMRGVPERLALALQARHEEEGVNIVCGVGVKGIFEDQARVIIALVDGRHIHADALVVGIGTEPNTALAGQAGLALENGIAVDDHLRTDDPDIFAAGDCCSFPAAVYGGRRVRLESWRNAQEQGSAAAANMLGKAEAFDAVPWFWSDQYDLTLQVAGLADGAVSTVARPLSEDAEILFHLDGDGRLLAASGLGRGGAVARDIRLAEMLIARRAHPDPAALIDPATKLKSLL; encoded by the coding sequence ATGGCCACCTCCGGCATGGTCATTGTTGGCGCGGGCGAAGCGGGTGTCCGCGCCGCCTTTGCCTTACGCGAACAAGGATATCAGGGGACGATCAGCCTCATCGGAGATGAGTCTCATTTGCCGTATGAGCGACCGCCCCTGTCAAAGGCGGGAGCAGAGGCCGAAAGCGTACGAGCAATCGTTGCAGAGGCCCGATTTGCCGAAGCGGGAATTCTGTACCGCCGCGGGTCTCGAGTTTGCGCCATCGAGCGCGCCGCGCACTCAGTGCTTTTCGAAGGCGGCGAAGCGCTTGCTTATGAGCGACTGCTTTTGGCAACCGGGGCTTCGCCACGGAAGCTTCCCAGTCTGAGCTATGGGAAACGCATTCACACCTTACGGACTGTCGAGCAGGCTGCAGCCATCCGTGGTGCGATGCGGCAGGGCCAAAACCTCGCCATCTTAGGCGGAGGCTTTATCGGCTTGGAACTTGCAGCCATGGGCCGGAAGCTTGGAGCCATGGTAACCCTTATCGAAATGCAGCCGCGTGTGCTAATGCGCGGTGTGCCAGAACGGCTGGCTCTGGCACTCCAGGCTCGCCACGAGGAAGAGGGCGTCAACATTGTCTGTGGCGTGGGGGTCAAGGGCATCTTTGAGGACCAAGCGCGTGTGATCATTGCACTCGTCGACGGACGGCATATCCACGCTGATGCACTGGTGGTAGGGATTGGCACAGAGCCTAATACCGCTCTGGCCGGACAAGCCGGGCTTGCCCTCGAAAACGGCATTGCTGTCGATGATCATCTGCGCACGGATGATCCTGACATTTTCGCCGCCGGTGACTGCTGTTCCTTTCCTGCTGCAGTTTATGGCGGCCGACGCGTTAGGCTCGAATCCTGGAGAAACGCTCAGGAGCAGGGCAGTGCGGCCGCGGCCAACATGCTCGGCAAGGCCGAAGCTTTCGACGCCGTGCCATGGTTCTGGTCGGATCAATATGACTTGACGCTGCAGGTGGCCGGGTTGGCCGATGGCGCCGTTTCCACCGTTGCTCGTCCCTTGTCCGAGGACGCGGAGATCCTCTTTCACCTCGATGGTGATGGAAGACTTCTCGCAGCCAGCGGCCTTGGCCGAGGAGGCGCCGTTGCCCGCGATATCCGGCTCGCTGAGATGCTGATCGCACGGCGGGCACATCCGGATCCAGCAGCGCTAATTGACCCTGCTACCAAGCTCAAATCCCTTTTGTAG
- a CDS encoding ABC transporter permease, translating to MSDATNELGETSKTGLKKVRRLPPEFSILAVLIGIALVFEIIGWYVVGESFLGNKQRLSIIVLQVAVTGIIAVGVTQVIITGGIDLSSGSMVGFIAMVVASFAQTSLNARAVFLQPEYAAFGLDWFIDSSPFWPIMAGILLGAFLGYINGVIIAKTGIPPFIATLGMMVSARGLAKWYTEGQPVALLNDNFTWLGQSFDLWGFPVPRTVIVFFIVATICHIALCYTRYGKFTYAIGANPQAARVSGIDIGKHLIKVYAVAGLLSGVAGVMLAARAQSGQPNMGVAFELDAIAAAVIGGTSLAGGVGRITGTVIGVIILGVVTSGFTFLKVGAYYQEIVKGAIIIAAVVIDVHRQKKKSRA from the coding sequence ATGTCAGATGCCACCAACGAACTCGGCGAAACGTCGAAGACGGGCCTGAAAAAAGTACGCCGTTTACCGCCAGAATTCTCGATTCTGGCCGTCTTGATTGGAATCGCACTCGTCTTCGAAATCATCGGCTGGTACGTCGTCGGAGAGAGCTTCCTAGGAAACAAGCAGCGCCTCTCGATCATCGTGTTGCAAGTGGCCGTGACCGGGATCATTGCCGTCGGCGTTACCCAAGTCATTATCACGGGCGGTATCGACCTCTCGTCGGGCTCGATGGTGGGTTTCATCGCCATGGTCGTGGCGAGTTTTGCGCAAACATCGCTCAATGCGCGCGCCGTCTTTCTACAACCGGAATATGCCGCTTTCGGACTGGACTGGTTCATCGATTCCAGCCCTTTCTGGCCCATTATGGCGGGTATTCTACTCGGCGCGTTTCTTGGCTACATCAACGGGGTTATCATCGCGAAGACGGGAATACCGCCCTTCATCGCTACGCTCGGCATGATGGTGTCGGCGCGCGGTCTTGCCAAATGGTATACGGAAGGCCAGCCCGTCGCTCTCTTGAACGACAACTTCACCTGGTTGGGACAGAGCTTCGATCTCTGGGGGTTTCCGGTTCCGCGGACGGTGATCGTCTTCTTTATTGTGGCCACGATCTGTCACATTGCACTTTGCTACACCCGCTACGGCAAGTTTACCTATGCCATCGGCGCAAACCCGCAAGCCGCACGCGTGTCCGGCATCGACATCGGAAAGCACCTAATCAAGGTATATGCGGTTGCGGGCCTGTTGTCGGGCGTTGCAGGTGTGATGCTGGCGGCGCGTGCACAATCCGGCCAGCCTAATATGGGAGTCGCCTTCGAACTCGACGCTATTGCTGCAGCCGTGATCGGCGGCACATCGCTCGCCGGTGGTGTTGGCCGCATCACGGGTACTGTAATCGGCGTGATCATCCTGGGGGTCGTTACGTCCGGCTTCACCTTTCTCAAGGTTGGGGCCTACTATCAGGAGATCGTCAAGGGCGCGATTATTATCGCTGCCGTTGTGATCGATGTGCATCGCCAAAAGAAAAAATCCCGCGCCTAA
- a CDS encoding MocE family 2Fe-2S type ferredoxin — translation MSNWIDVCAADEIDEEDVVRFDHEGKSFAVYRSPEDTYHATDGHCTHEHVHLADGLVMNDIIECPKHNGRFNYKTGEAKGAPVCVNLKTYPVKVEGGRVLIQVG, via the coding sequence ATGAGCAATTGGATTGACGTCTGCGCGGCGGACGAAATCGACGAAGAAGATGTTGTACGCTTCGACCACGAGGGAAAGAGCTTCGCTGTCTATCGCAGCCCGGAGGACACATACCATGCAACCGACGGTCACTGCACCCATGAGCATGTACATCTGGCAGATGGTCTGGTGATGAACGACATCATTGAATGTCCGAAACACAACGGCCGCTTCAACTACAAGACGGGCGAGGCCAAGGGCGCTCCCGTTTGCGTCAACCTGAAGACCTATCCTGTGAAGGTCGAAGGCGGTCGCGTGCTGATCCAGGTTGGCTGA
- a CDS encoding LacI family DNA-binding transcriptional regulator — protein sequence MASRPTIADLAKAAGLSVATVDRVLNGRHKVREDTARRVYDAANEIGFHAVGLLRQRVFEGLPQYKLGFVLQKPDHHFYQAFAREIEIAVQNHPGIRGVAQIDFCTSQTPSELADKLREVGGRNQAVAMTAPDYPALSVVVEELKAKGVPVFSLLSDFASGIREGYVGLNNRKAGRTAAWMIAKTAKKPGKVAVFVGSHRFHGHELREIGFRSYFREHAPDFEVLDTLVNLETVQITHEATLDLLLRHPDLVGFYVAGGGMEGAISAIREERLGGKHMVVVNELTPISRAALADEIVTMAIATPLANLCRELVQLMVEAVDSGPATAPGQTFLPLELYVPENI from the coding sequence ATGGCATCGCGGCCCACTATTGCCGACCTCGCAAAAGCGGCAGGCTTAAGCGTTGCGACTGTCGACCGTGTCCTGAACGGTCGACACAAAGTGCGGGAAGATACCGCAAGGCGGGTTTACGACGCAGCAAACGAAATCGGCTTCCATGCAGTCGGCTTGCTCAGGCAGCGAGTGTTCGAGGGACTGCCTCAGTACAAGTTGGGTTTCGTCCTGCAGAAGCCGGATCATCATTTCTACCAGGCATTCGCGCGCGAGATTGAGATCGCTGTGCAGAACCATCCTGGAATACGGGGTGTCGCGCAGATCGATTTCTGCACATCCCAGACACCCTCTGAACTGGCAGACAAGCTTCGTGAGGTGGGCGGACGGAATCAGGCCGTCGCAATGACGGCGCCTGACTATCCTGCACTGTCGGTTGTCGTCGAGGAACTGAAGGCGAAAGGCGTTCCGGTGTTCTCGCTGCTGTCCGACTTTGCGTCGGGCATCCGGGAAGGATATGTCGGTCTGAACAACCGGAAAGCCGGGCGAACGGCAGCCTGGATGATTGCCAAGACCGCGAAGAAGCCAGGTAAAGTGGCTGTGTTCGTTGGCAGTCACCGGTTTCACGGGCACGAGCTGCGTGAGATTGGTTTTCGCTCCTACTTTCGCGAACATGCCCCTGACTTCGAGGTTCTCGATACGCTTGTAAACCTGGAGACCGTACAGATCACGCATGAGGCAACGCTCGATCTGCTGCTGCGCCACCCCGATCTGGTAGGCTTCTACGTTGCAGGCGGCGGCATGGAAGGCGCGATCTCCGCTATCAGGGAAGAAAGGCTCGGCGGAAAGCACATGGTTGTGGTCAACGAGCTGACGCCGATCTCCCGTGCCGCACTTGCAGATGAAATCGTGACAATGGCGATCGCCACGCCGCTTGCAAACCTTTGCCGTGAACTGGTTCAGTTGATGGTGGAGGCCGTGGACAGCGGTCCAGCGACTGCCCCCGGGCAAACGTTCCTTCCCCTAGAGCTCTACGTTCCCGAGAATATTTAG
- a CDS encoding sugar ABC transporter ATP-binding protein produces MARTQALSPQTMQAVRASGAVPHSEYLLEVSDVRKEFPGVVALDDVQLKLRRGTVHALMGENGAGKSTLMKILAGIYTPDSGSFKLRGVDIRLKNPLDALQNGIAMIHQELNLMAPMTVSENIWIGREPLSRFGFVDHAEMNGRTAALFDRLGIDIDPEVKVGKLSVASRQMVEIAKAVSFDSDVLIMDEPTSALTEKEVNHLFRIIRSLREDGKGIIYITHKMNELFEIADEFSVFRDGKYIATCNSADVTRDDIIRMMVRREITQMFPKEPAKIGEVVLSAKSLTLNGVFRDVSFDLRAGEILGFAGLVGSGRSNVAETIFGVTPADAGVIELFGKPVQVSSPSVAMSHGMAFLTEDRKETGCFLLLNIQENAQMAVLQQRYVNFGFVQQQELTKAASDMANRLRVRTPDMNEPIINLSGGNQQKVLICRWLMTNPKILILDEPTRGIDVGAKAEIHRLISQLAGQGVAIIMISSEMPEVLGMSDRIVVLHEGRVTGILDRAEADQVKIMELASR; encoded by the coding sequence ATGGCACGAACACAGGCATTGAGCCCGCAGACAATGCAGGCCGTACGGGCCAGCGGGGCCGTTCCACATAGTGAATACCTGCTTGAGGTCTCAGATGTGCGGAAAGAATTCCCGGGCGTCGTTGCACTCGACGATGTGCAGCTAAAGCTGCGACGCGGCACGGTGCATGCCCTTATGGGGGAAAATGGCGCTGGCAAGTCGACCTTAATGAAGATCCTTGCCGGGATCTACACGCCAGACAGCGGCAGCTTCAAGTTGCGCGGCGTTGATATTCGTCTCAAGAACCCGCTCGATGCCCTACAGAACGGCATTGCGATGATCCATCAGGAGCTGAACCTGATGGCACCCATGACGGTCTCCGAAAACATCTGGATTGGACGGGAGCCTCTGAGCCGTTTCGGCTTCGTTGACCACGCGGAGATGAACGGTCGCACGGCGGCACTCTTCGACCGTCTCGGCATCGACATCGATCCGGAAGTCAAGGTTGGGAAGCTTAGTGTTGCCAGTCGGCAGATGGTCGAAATTGCAAAGGCCGTTTCGTTTGATTCCGACGTCCTCATCATGGACGAGCCGACATCAGCCCTGACCGAGAAGGAGGTCAACCACCTTTTCCGCATTATCCGGTCGCTTCGCGAGGATGGAAAAGGCATCATCTACATCACACACAAGATGAATGAGCTCTTCGAGATTGCCGACGAGTTCTCTGTATTCCGCGATGGCAAGTACATTGCGACCTGTAACTCTGCAGATGTGACGCGCGACGACATCATCCGTATGATGGTGAGACGTGAGATCACCCAGATGTTTCCAAAGGAGCCGGCCAAAATCGGCGAGGTCGTCCTTTCTGCGAAAAGCCTCACTCTCAATGGCGTTTTCCGCGATGTGTCATTCGATCTTCGGGCGGGTGAGATCTTAGGTTTTGCAGGTCTCGTCGGCTCCGGCCGCTCAAATGTTGCCGAAACTATCTTTGGTGTGACGCCTGCAGACGCAGGAGTAATCGAACTCTTCGGCAAGCCGGTGCAGGTCTCGTCGCCTTCGGTCGCCATGAGCCATGGCATGGCTTTTCTCACCGAGGATCGCAAGGAAACAGGCTGCTTCCTTCTCCTCAATATTCAGGAGAACGCCCAGATGGCGGTGCTCCAGCAGCGATACGTGAATTTCGGCTTTGTCCAACAGCAGGAATTGACCAAGGCAGCATCCGATATGGCCAACCGGCTTCGCGTGCGCACACCTGATATGAACGAACCTATCATCAACCTTTCCGGCGGCAATCAGCAGAAGGTGCTGATCTGTCGGTGGCTGATGACCAATCCGAAAATTCTGATCCTCGACGAACCCACTCGTGGCATCGACGTCGGTGCAAAAGCCGAGATCCACCGCCTGATCTCGCAACTCGCAGGCCAGGGGGTGGCAATCATCATGATCTCGTCGGAGATGCCAGAGGTGCTCGGTATGAGCGACAGGATTGTCGTGCTGCATGAAGGTCGGGTCACAGGAATCCTGGACCGCGCGGAAGCCGACCAAGTCAAAATCATGGAGCTGGCGTCGCGTTGA
- a CDS encoding sugar ABC transporter substrate-binding protein, whose product MKKIVAGALLGVLMASSAMAGNIGVSMANSDTFLTVLRKGIEKAAGDASQPVQIEIADDDVQKQLSQIQNFIASKVDAIIVNAVDTSATAPMTKLANDAGIPIVYVNRMPSDVDALGPKGAFVASDEVESGTLQTKEVCRILGGKGDILVMVGDLANQAAVQRTKDIHDVIATPECSGMKILDEQTAVWDPVKAQDLMTNWIAAGHQPAAVIANNDNMAIGAINAMKAAGWSMDDVVVAGIDATQEALAYMKAGDLDVTVFQDAFGQGAGAVDAAIKLAKGDKVDAKVWIPFQLVTPENMDQFVTKN is encoded by the coding sequence ATGAAGAAAATCGTAGCAGGTGCCCTTCTGGGCGTGCTGATGGCGTCGAGCGCGATGGCAGGCAATATCGGTGTTTCCATGGCAAACTCTGACACCTTCCTGACTGTCCTGCGCAAAGGCATCGAGAAGGCTGCTGGTGACGCAAGCCAGCCTGTTCAGATCGAAATCGCCGATGACGACGTCCAGAAGCAGCTTTCGCAGATCCAAAACTTCATTGCATCCAAGGTCGACGCAATCATTGTCAACGCCGTCGACACGTCGGCGACCGCTCCGATGACCAAGCTTGCCAACGATGCCGGGATTCCGATCGTTTACGTCAACCGCATGCCGTCTGACGTTGACGCACTAGGTCCCAAGGGCGCTTTCGTTGCATCAGACGAAGTCGAATCCGGTACGCTGCAAACCAAGGAAGTCTGCCGTATCCTCGGCGGTAAGGGCGACATTCTTGTCATGGTCGGCGACCTCGCCAACCAGGCCGCCGTCCAGCGTACCAAGGATATCCACGATGTCATCGCAACGCCTGAGTGCTCCGGCATGAAGATCCTCGATGAACAGACGGCAGTCTGGGATCCGGTCAAGGCGCAGGACCTGATGACCAACTGGATTGCCGCGGGCCATCAGCCGGCTGCAGTCATCGCCAACAACGACAATATGGCGATCGGCGCCATCAATGCCATGAAGGCCGCCGGCTGGAGCATGGATGATGTTGTGGTAGCCGGTATCGATGCCACTCAAGAGGCACTCGCCTACATGAAGGCTGGCGATCTCGATGTCACCGTCTTCCAGGACGCTTTCGGCCAGGGTGCTGGTGCAGTCGATGCTGCCATCAAGCTCGCCAAGGGCGACAAGGTTGATGCGAAGGTCTGGATCCCGTTCCAGCTCGTGACACCTGAGAACATGGATCAGTTCGTCACCAAGAACTGA
- a CDS encoding fatty acid desaturase family protein: MTSTESKRDYSLLGRDAQAAVANGLSAAEWYHTDVPRKQMKELMKREDGPAIRDTAIWLGAMIVFGGLGIYFWGSLWAVPFFLAYGVLYGSASDSRWHECGHGTAFKTVWMNNVVYQIACFMIMRNPVTWRWSHTRHHTDTVIVGRDPEIAVMRPPDLVRLVLNFFGLLDAWHAVIDMVRNAFGVISAEEKTFVPESEQPKAIRVARIWLVIYLATGALAVYLGSILPFMLIGLPRLYGAWHHVMTGLLQHGGLADNVIDHRLNSRTVYMNPISRFIYWNMNYHVEHHMFPMVPYHALPKLHAMIKDDLPAPNPSILHGYREMIPAFLRQLRNEDYFLKRQLPPTAKPYREDFHGEAMAPAAE; this comes from the coding sequence GTGACGAGCACAGAAAGCAAGAGAGATTACAGCCTACTGGGACGTGATGCCCAGGCTGCGGTTGCCAATGGGCTTTCGGCGGCCGAGTGGTATCACACCGACGTTCCCCGCAAGCAGATGAAGGAATTGATGAAGCGGGAGGATGGCCCGGCTATCCGCGACACTGCGATCTGGCTCGGCGCCATGATCGTCTTCGGCGGCCTTGGCATTTATTTCTGGGGCAGCCTTTGGGCGGTACCATTCTTCCTCGCATATGGCGTTCTCTATGGGTCGGCATCAGACAGTCGCTGGCACGAATGCGGTCATGGCACGGCCTTCAAGACGGTGTGGATGAATAACGTCGTCTACCAGATCGCCTGCTTCATGATTATGCGCAACCCGGTCACCTGGCGTTGGAGCCATACCCGGCATCACACCGATACCGTAATAGTTGGTCGAGACCCGGAAATCGCCGTCATGCGTCCGCCGGATCTTGTGCGGCTGGTCTTGAACTTCTTCGGCCTGCTCGATGCCTGGCATGCTGTGATCGACATGGTTCGTAATGCCTTCGGGGTGATCAGCGCTGAGGAAAAGACGTTCGTTCCTGAAAGCGAACAGCCGAAGGCCATCCGGGTCGCACGCATCTGGCTGGTGATCTATCTCGCGACGGGAGCACTCGCTGTCTACCTGGGATCGATCCTGCCCTTCATGCTGATTGGCCTGCCGCGTCTCTACGGCGCCTGGCATCACGTGATGACAGGCCTGCTGCAGCATGGTGGCCTTGCGGACAATGTCATCGATCATCGGCTCAACAGCCGGACCGTCTACATGAACCCGATCAGTCGGTTCATTTACTGGAACATGAATTACCACGTCGAACACCACATGTTTCCGATGGTGCCCTATCACGCGCTGCCCAAGCTGCACGCCATGATCAAGGATGACCTGCCAGCGCCGAACCCGTCGATCCTTCATGGCTATCGCGAGATGATCCCGGCCTTCCTGCGCCAGCTCCGCAATGAGGATTACTTCCTCAAACGGCAACTGCCGCCGACCGCCAAGCCATATCGCGAAGACTTTCATGGCGAGGCTATGGCCCCGGCGGCCGAATAA